One part of the Ochrobactrum quorumnocens genome encodes these proteins:
- a CDS encoding zinc-binding alcohol dehydrogenase family protein — protein MVKALRIESENVTRFAEIPEAPLLPGQVRVSVRHVGLCGSDLNTFKGLNPLVEFPRIPGHEIGGEIIETGEGVSAAYAKGKRVIVLPYTHCGTCSSCRKGRLNACRYNKTLGVQQNGGLAEQIVLPAEKLILNESLAPRHLALVEPLSVGFHAVERGRVNAGDTVAVLGCGMIGMGVLIGAVARGAKVIAIDPSAEKRELALKLGATHALPGGEDVVAKVQELTNDDGVDVAFEAVGLPITFTQAVDLAGFAGRVVYVGYSKSPVTYQTQFFNLKELDIMGSRNATLTDFEAVIAHLEKLGDDADQLISKVFPFEDAEQALSYWDGDRNVLKIIIERN, from the coding sequence ATGGTCAAAGCTCTGCGTATCGAGAGCGAAAACGTTACTCGTTTTGCTGAAATTCCCGAAGCCCCCCTCCTGCCTGGTCAAGTCCGGGTGAGCGTGCGTCATGTGGGACTTTGCGGCAGCGATTTGAACACGTTCAAAGGGCTAAATCCTCTGGTCGAATTTCCCCGTATTCCGGGGCACGAAATTGGTGGCGAGATCATCGAAACAGGTGAGGGCGTGAGTGCTGCTTATGCCAAGGGTAAGCGCGTTATCGTGTTGCCTTACACCCATTGCGGCACCTGCTCATCGTGTCGTAAAGGCCGGTTGAACGCCTGTCGCTACAACAAGACACTCGGGGTTCAGCAGAATGGCGGACTGGCAGAACAGATTGTGCTTCCAGCCGAAAAGCTCATTCTGAACGAAAGCCTGGCACCACGTCATCTGGCATTGGTTGAACCGCTTTCTGTCGGGTTTCATGCTGTTGAACGCGGGCGGGTCAACGCTGGCGACACGGTTGCCGTTCTCGGCTGTGGCATGATCGGTATGGGCGTGCTGATCGGTGCGGTTGCGCGTGGAGCCAAGGTTATCGCGATTGATCCAAGTGCGGAAAAGCGCGAACTGGCTTTGAAGTTAGGCGCAACGCATGCGCTGCCAGGCGGCGAGGATGTCGTTGCCAAGGTACAAGAATTAACCAACGACGATGGCGTGGATGTGGCTTTTGAAGCTGTCGGACTACCGATTACCTTCACGCAGGCTGTTGATCTGGCGGGCTTTGCTGGTCGAGTTGTTTATGTCGGCTATTCTAAGTCGCCGGTGACGTATCAGACCCAGTTCTTCAATCTCAAAGAACTCGACATCATGGGATCGCGCAACGCGACACTCACTGATTTCGAGGCGGTCATCGCGCATCTGGAAAAGCTTGGGGACGATGCGGATCAGCTTATCTCGAAGGTATTTCCGTTCGAGGATGCCGAACAGGCGCTGTCTTATTGGGATGGCGATCGCAATGTTCTGAAGATCATCATTGAACGCAACTGA
- a CDS encoding UxaA family hydrolase encodes MNDKAISAVTPVILLHPSDDVAVARISVRAGDPIGLGDIIARDLIGRGHKVALRDISAGKEVHKYGQVIGVAIQDIAVGEHVHLHNLAMLPSEHEHQFSVDIEERGMLPQAERRKFMGYDRGFGGVGTRNYIGVISSVNCSATVSRYIADYFNRMGGLDGFENVDGVVALTHGSGCALNTKSEGYRLLTRTIQGYAKHPNFGGILLIGLGCETNQIAPIMEHYRMEEGARLRTMTIQQHGGTRKTIDHAIAEIKEMLPLVNSAKRTPQPLSKLKVALECGGSDGYSGISANPALGYASDLIVRNGGTTVLAETPEIYGAEHLLTRRAVTPAVAEKLLQRIDWWRDYTARNGDELNNNPSHGNKLGGLTTILEKSLGAVAKGGSMPLKAVYEFAETVTEQGFTFMDTPGYDPVAVTGQVAGGCNVICFTTGRGSVSGFKPAPCIKIATNSEMYEHMKEDMDFNCGGIVTGDETIEESGTRIFEHIIAVASGEQTLSEIYDYGDNEFVPWQVGAVT; translated from the coding sequence ATGAACGATAAGGCTATTTCGGCTGTGACGCCGGTAATCCTTTTACATCCGTCCGACGATGTGGCGGTAGCGCGCATTTCGGTCCGTGCAGGAGACCCAATTGGGCTTGGCGATATCATCGCACGCGATCTGATCGGGCGTGGCCACAAGGTGGCTTTGCGCGATATTTCGGCCGGCAAGGAAGTGCACAAATATGGTCAGGTGATTGGTGTTGCCATTCAGGATATTGCTGTTGGCGAGCATGTTCATCTGCATAATCTCGCAATGCTTCCATCAGAACATGAGCATCAGTTTTCGGTTGATATCGAAGAACGCGGAATGCTGCCGCAAGCAGAGCGTCGTAAGTTCATGGGTTATGATCGCGGGTTCGGCGGTGTTGGTACGCGTAACTATATTGGTGTCATTTCATCGGTAAACTGCTCGGCTACGGTTTCGCGCTATATCGCGGATTATTTTAACCGCATGGGCGGTCTCGATGGCTTCGAGAATGTCGATGGCGTGGTGGCGCTAACCCATGGCAGTGGCTGTGCGCTTAACACCAAATCGGAAGGCTATCGCCTACTGACCCGGACAATTCAGGGCTACGCCAAGCATCCGAATTTCGGCGGCATTCTGCTGATTGGCCTTGGTTGTGAAACCAACCAGATCGCGCCGATCATGGAACACTATCGGATGGAAGAGGGCGCACGTCTGCGCACCATGACAATCCAGCAGCATGGCGGCACACGCAAGACCATCGACCACGCTATTGCTGAGATCAAGGAAATGCTGCCACTGGTGAATTCTGCCAAGCGCACTCCGCAGCCTTTGTCGAAGCTGAAAGTCGCGCTCGAATGCGGTGGCTCTGACGGTTATTCGGGTATTTCTGCAAATCCGGCTTTGGGTTATGCGTCTGATCTTATCGTGCGTAATGGTGGCACGACCGTTCTGGCCGAGACGCCTGAAATTTATGGCGCAGAACATCTGCTGACGCGCCGCGCTGTTACGCCTGCGGTAGCTGAGAAGCTGTTGCAGCGTATCGATTGGTGGCGTGATTATACGGCGCGCAACGGTGACGAGCTGAACAACAATCCATCGCACGGAAACAAGCTTGGTGGCCTGACCACCATTCTCGAAAAGTCGCTGGGTGCTGTTGCCAAAGGTGGCTCGATGCCGCTTAAGGCCGTCTATGAATTTGCTGAGACCGTCACGGAACAGGGTTTCACGTTCATGGATACGCCGGGCTATGACCCGGTTGCTGTCACGGGCCAGGTTGCCGGCGGTTGCAATGTGATCTGCTTCACGACGGGTCGCGGATCGGTTTCAGGTTTCAAGCCAGCGCCCTGCATCAAAATCGCGACCAATTCCGAAATGTACGAGCACATGAAGGAAGACATGGACTTCAATTGCGGTGGCATCGTCACAGGTGACGAAACCATCGAAGAGTCTGGCACGCGCATTTTCGAACACATTATCGCAGTCGCTTCAGGTGAGCAGACGCTCAGCGAAATCTACGACTATGGCGATAACGAATTCGTACCTTGGCAGGTCGGTGCCGTAACCTGA
- a CDS encoding C4-dicarboxylate TRAP transporter substrate-binding protein, protein MKKLVTGMIAAGMLLAGSMAAYAANVSIKVAYENNPGEPFDQVMHYWKDDLAKRSNGEITLELYPSSQLGSKKDVTEQAMMGLNVVTISDVGFLAEYDPDLGVLYGPFLTDDPAQLFKVYDGPWFKEKSEELKKKGIHIVMPNYLYGIRQIISKKPIRTPEDLKGMKIRVPNNVMQIKTFEAMGATPTPMPLGETFPALAQGVIDGVENPISVLYGQKFQEEAKYLSKVGYLTNVALIVGGEAFFSTLPEEQLKMIHESAYDAGLYSQKLTIEKDNEMIEKMKEAGVEVIDVDRAPFKALAEKVYTQFPEWSPGLYEKIKEELKN, encoded by the coding sequence ATGAAGAAACTCGTTACCGGTATGATCGCCGCTGGCATGTTGCTGGCAGGAAGCATGGCTGCCTATGCCGCCAATGTATCGATCAAAGTGGCCTATGAAAACAATCCCGGCGAGCCTTTTGACCAGGTTATGCATTACTGGAAAGACGATCTCGCCAAGCGCAGCAATGGCGAAATCACGCTTGAGCTTTATCCAAGCTCGCAGCTAGGCTCCAAAAAAGACGTGACAGAGCAGGCCATGATGGGTCTCAACGTCGTGACCATTTCCGATGTTGGCTTTCTGGCAGAATATGATCCGGACCTCGGCGTGCTTTATGGCCCGTTCCTGACTGATGATCCGGCACAGCTTTTCAAGGTCTATGACGGTCCTTGGTTCAAGGAGAAGAGCGAAGAACTGAAAAAGAAGGGCATTCACATCGTAATGCCGAACTATCTTTACGGTATTCGTCAGATCATTTCCAAAAAGCCGATCCGCACGCCTGAAGACCTCAAAGGCATGAAAATCCGCGTGCCAAACAACGTCATGCAGATCAAAACTTTTGAAGCTATGGGCGCAACACCAACCCCTATGCCCCTGGGTGAAACCTTCCCGGCACTGGCGCAGGGTGTGATCGATGGCGTCGAAAATCCGATTTCGGTTCTTTATGGCCAGAAATTCCAGGAAGAAGCCAAGTATCTGAGCAAGGTCGGTTATCTGACCAACGTTGCGCTGATCGTCGGCGGTGAAGCCTTCTTCTCGACACTGCCAGAAGAACAACTCAAGATGATCCATGAATCTGCTTATGATGCAGGTCTCTACAGCCAGAAGCTTACGATCGAAAAAGACAATGAAATGATCGAAAAGATGAAGGAAGCAGGTGTCGAAGTGATCGATGTCGACCGTGCTCCTTTCAAGGCACTTGCTGAAAAGGTCTACACGCAGTTCCCAGAATGGTCGCCAGGTCTTTACGAAAAGATCAAAGAAGAGCTGAAGAACTGA
- a CDS encoding D-mannonate oxidoreductase, translating into MTDQPSILQFGTSRFLLGHADFFISEALAKGDAIGTVAIVQTTSNPESARRIAALNSGEGYQVIIRGLTGGEPIDEKHQVKSVIAAYSAHTDWQTIRTLATKVKVILSNTGDKGFELDASDDVSLLTETARLPKSFPAKLLVLLHNRWQVNPDASLSIFPCELISRNGDKLRSIVLGLAETWSLPKAFTQWIESKCVFANSLVDRIVSEPIDPVGAIAEPYAIWAIEQANGLTLPCTHPDIVLTDNLALYERLKLYLLNLGHSFIAEQWLNGNRPKDEIVLEAINDETIRNELEALWREEVLPVFAADGLGEQAEAYVVTVRERFLNPFLKHRIADIASNHAEKKQRRFAPIIARAKELGLDLEQRRLKTAVG; encoded by the coding sequence ATGACCGATCAGCCATCGATTCTACAGTTCGGAACGAGCCGTTTTCTGCTCGGACATGCGGATTTCTTCATTTCGGAAGCGCTTGCAAAGGGCGACGCAATCGGAACGGTCGCAATCGTTCAGACCACCTCCAATCCAGAAAGTGCGCGGCGCATCGCAGCGCTTAATAGCGGCGAAGGCTATCAGGTCATCATTCGCGGCCTCACAGGTGGCGAACCAATTGATGAGAAACATCAAGTCAAAAGCGTGATTGCCGCTTATTCCGCTCATACGGATTGGCAGACGATCCGCACGCTGGCAACAAAGGTTAAGGTCATTCTGTCCAACACGGGCGACAAGGGTTTTGAGCTCGACGCCAGCGACGATGTTTCTTTGCTCACCGAGACAGCCCGCCTTCCAAAAAGCTTCCCCGCAAAGCTACTTGTGCTGCTGCACAATCGCTGGCAGGTCAATCCTGATGCTTCGCTGTCGATTTTCCCTTGCGAGCTAATCTCACGCAATGGCGACAAACTACGTTCGATTGTGCTTGGTCTCGCGGAAACGTGGAGCTTGCCCAAGGCTTTCACTCAATGGATTGAAAGCAAATGCGTCTTCGCCAACAGCCTCGTTGACCGCATCGTATCAGAGCCGATTGATCCGGTTGGCGCGATTGCCGAACCCTATGCAATCTGGGCAATCGAGCAGGCGAATGGCCTGACGCTGCCCTGCACGCATCCCGATATCGTCTTGACGGACAATCTTGCACTCTATGAGCGTCTCAAGCTTTACTTGCTCAACCTCGGCCATAGTTTCATTGCCGAACAGTGGCTGAACGGCAATCGTCCGAAAGATGAAATCGTGCTGGAAGCAATCAACGACGAAACGATCCGCAACGAGCTTGAGGCGCTGTGGCGCGAAGAAGTTCTGCCGGTTTTTGCCGCAGATGGCCTTGGCGAACAGGCGGAAGCCTATGTTGTTACCGTTCGCGAGCGCTTCCTCAACCCGTTCCTCAAGCACCGCATTGCTGACATTGCTTCAAATCACGCAGAAAAGAAGCAGCGTCGCTTTGCGCCAATCATTGCTCGCGCGAAGGAGCTCGGCCTCGATCTGGAACAGCGTCGTTTAAAGACGGCTGTCGGCTGA
- a CDS encoding M81 family metallopeptidase: protein MRIFTASLATETNTFSPVPTDRASFEMAFYAAPGKHPDTPTLCSSPIVALRKRAAAEGLTVIEGTATWAEPGGLLQKQAFEELRDEILEQLKAAMPVDAVVLGLHGAMVAQGYDDCEGDLLERVRAIVGPDILVASEFDPHSHLTQKRVENLNIYAAFLEFPHTDFYERGEHVVSMALDTLKGKIKPVISTFDCRMIGVFPTSKEPMRSFIDRIKAMHGKDGILSISVIHGFMAADVPEMGTRILVITDNDRVKGDALAEKLGRELIGMREQTLMTMYSIDDGIDRAIAAHTVNAAKPAVIADVWDNPGGGVAGDGTHILRRLIERGIQKAAVATIWDTLAVTFCHAAGEGAVIDLRIGGKSGPQAGEPIDARVTVMKVLPEGWQSFGLSRVTLGPSAVVRIDGTEIDVILNTNRTQTFEPDVFSNIGIDPMLKDILVVKSTNHFHAGFAPIAAEIIYVDAPSSYPVNPRATNYQKMTRPIWPRVDNPWA, encoded by the coding sequence ATGCGTATTTTCACCGCGTCGCTTGCTACTGAAACCAATACATTTTCGCCCGTACCAACCGACCGCGCGTCGTTTGAAATGGCTTTTTATGCCGCCCCGGGCAAACACCCTGATACGCCGACGCTGTGTTCATCGCCAATCGTGGCATTGAGAAAGCGAGCCGCTGCAGAAGGTTTGACAGTAATCGAAGGCACAGCCACTTGGGCTGAACCGGGCGGTTTGCTGCAGAAGCAAGCCTTCGAAGAACTGCGTGATGAAATCCTTGAACAATTGAAAGCTGCGATGCCGGTGGACGCCGTGGTGCTTGGCCTGCATGGAGCCATGGTTGCCCAAGGCTATGATGATTGCGAAGGCGATTTACTTGAACGTGTGCGTGCAATCGTGGGACCTGACATTCTGGTTGCCAGCGAGTTCGATCCGCATAGTCATCTCACGCAAAAACGCGTCGAAAACCTGAATATTTACGCCGCTTTCCTCGAATTTCCTCACACGGATTTTTATGAGCGTGGCGAACATGTCGTGTCGATGGCGCTCGATACCTTGAAGGGGAAAATCAAGCCCGTCATTTCCACTTTCGACTGCCGCATGATCGGGGTGTTCCCTACAAGCAAGGAACCGATGCGCTCGTTCATTGATCGTATCAAGGCCATGCATGGCAAAGACGGAATTCTATCCATCTCCGTCATTCATGGTTTCATGGCAGCGGATGTTCCTGAAATGGGGACGCGCATTCTTGTCATTACCGACAACGACCGCGTAAAAGGCGATGCGCTCGCGGAAAAACTGGGGCGAGAGCTTATCGGGATGCGCGAGCAGACATTGATGACCATGTACAGCATTGATGACGGTATCGACCGCGCGATTGCGGCACATACGGTCAATGCGGCAAAGCCCGCCGTGATTGCCGATGTGTGGGATAATCCAGGTGGTGGTGTTGCGGGCGACGGCACGCATATTTTGCGTCGACTGATAGAGCGCGGTATCCAGAAAGCCGCTGTTGCGACCATATGGGATACACTGGCCGTCACTTTCTGCCATGCAGCAGGCGAAGGCGCCGTGATCGATCTGCGTATAGGCGGTAAATCTGGTCCACAGGCCGGAGAGCCAATTGATGCGCGCGTGACGGTTATGAAAGTATTGCCCGAAGGCTGGCAAAGCTTTGGCCTTAGTCGTGTCACGCTCGGACCTTCGGCAGTCGTGCGAATTGACGGGACGGAAATAGACGTCATCCTCAATACCAACCGCACGCAAACTTTTGAGCCGGATGTTTTCTCCAATATCGGCATTGATCCGATGCTGAAAGACATTCTGGTCGTCAAATCGACCAATCATTTTCATGCGGGCTTCGCGCCGATTGCAGCCGAGATCATCTATGTCGATGCGCCGAGCTCTTATCCCGTCAATCCGAGAGCTACGAACTACCAAAAAATGACGCGGCCAATATGGCCGCGTGTAGATAACCCTTGGGCGTAA
- a CDS encoding response regulator transcription factor, translating into MQVLIVEDDPLHRTYLGEAIRAALPECNDVLEADNGSAGEKLARMHRSAHIVMDLQMSGRNGIEAARTIWKENPETRILFWSNYADEAYVRGVSRIVPEGAAYGYVLKSASDDKLRLALRSIFVEAQCVIDREVRGLQQKSLGHASGFSESEYEILIDIALGLTDRVIARRRNLSLRSVQNRLQQLYEKLGVYQDKGELEEGRFNLRARAVTVAFLRKLLNYSALERAEIELNDWLSRQPSLNDAVPDRGRAPSREQ; encoded by the coding sequence ATGCAGGTTCTGATCGTGGAAGATGATCCGTTGCATCGTACCTATCTGGGCGAAGCGATCCGCGCAGCATTGCCGGAGTGCAACGATGTGCTGGAAGCAGACAATGGTTCAGCGGGCGAGAAGCTCGCGCGGATGCACCGTTCCGCCCATATCGTAATGGATTTACAAATGAGCGGGCGAAATGGCATCGAAGCGGCCCGCACAATTTGGAAGGAAAATCCGGAAACCCGCATCCTGTTCTGGTCGAATTATGCTGATGAAGCCTATGTGCGTGGTGTCTCGCGCATCGTGCCGGAAGGGGCCGCCTATGGCTACGTGCTGAAGTCGGCATCTGATGACAAATTGCGACTGGCGTTACGAAGCATTTTTGTCGAAGCGCAATGTGTGATTGATCGCGAAGTGCGTGGTTTGCAGCAAAAAAGTCTTGGTCACGCCAGCGGTTTCAGCGAAAGCGAATATGAAATTCTGATTGATATCGCACTCGGGCTGACTGATCGGGTGATCGCACGGCGGCGCAATCTGTCACTGCGAAGTGTGCAGAACAGATTACAGCAACTCTATGAAAAGCTGGGTGTTTATCAGGATAAGGGTGAGCTGGAGGAAGGGCGTTTCAACCTCCGCGCTCGTGCCGTGACAGTCGCGTTTTTGCGCAAGCTTTTGAATTACAGCGCGCTGGAGCGCGCCGAAATTGAACTTAACGACTGGCTCAGCCGACAGCCGTCTTTAAACGACGCTGTTCCAGATCGAGGCCGAGCTCCTTCGCGCGAGCAATGA
- a CDS encoding FadR/GntR family transcriptional regulator, translating into MSEHIGSVEPRRLYQQIADRVRLLIREGHFPAGSRLPAERELAHQLGVSRPSLREALIALEIAGNVEIRMGSGIYVAAEETRLPAQGGSIGESPLEIMQARSLIEGSAVLMACSHITLDALDRLRGNLDAMRLQIEAGRKPIELDRQFHLIIAEQSGNSVVMRIVRDLFDERHSPLTAQMRTRYENAETWTYALAEHEKIFAALEARDPLLAQAAMRTHLDTSKQRWMENEPRD; encoded by the coding sequence ATGAGTGAGCACATCGGCTCCGTGGAACCACGGAGGCTTTACCAACAGATTGCCGACCGGGTCAGGCTGTTGATCCGCGAGGGGCATTTTCCGGCTGGAAGCAGGCTTCCCGCTGAGCGTGAACTTGCGCATCAGCTAGGCGTGTCGCGACCGTCATTGCGTGAAGCACTCATCGCGCTTGAAATTGCAGGCAATGTTGAAATCCGCATGGGCTCCGGCATCTATGTTGCGGCCGAAGAAACGCGACTTCCAGCACAAGGGGGCTCGATTGGCGAAAGTCCGCTTGAAATCATGCAGGCGCGCTCACTGATTGAGGGTAGTGCTGTGCTCATGGCGTGCAGCCATATCACGCTTGATGCGCTGGATCGCCTGCGTGGCAACCTTGATGCCATGCGGTTGCAGATTGAGGCCGGTCGCAAACCCATCGAACTGGATCGACAGTTTCATCTCATTATTGCCGAGCAGTCTGGGAATTCGGTCGTGATGCGTATTGTACGCGACCTGTTTGACGAGCGGCATAGTCCACTCACAGCGCAGATGCGTACGCGTTACGAGAACGCCGAAACATGGACATATGCTTTGGCGGAACACGAGAAGATTTTTGCTGCCCTTGAAGCGAGGGATCCGCTTCTGGCACAGGCAGCGATGCGAACGCATCTGGATACATCAAAGCAGCGATGGATGGAGAACGAGCCTCGGGATTAG
- a CDS encoding GAF domain-containing sensor histidine kinase encodes MLELAPERLLDHYLNISRLLAGQLDFDSIIQAVAAEINHILPYDHLDVCIKMVDGKFHIAYESGIETAWSRNPPALLSGSPIRTLLSGEVEYLLTDDARSDTRFHFEGSFSTPIIEHDLKARLHVPLKAQGDIIGALSCSSLQSGCYSIRDVENAQSIADLLAPYFFAIRAAEQAKRSAIVETEARAREEGLRFGALKLTEALEIERHRIGMDLHDQTLADLTRLARHVERLTRAPDLSGDQLEPLFRGLQHCMQDLRQIIEEAKPSVLQLFGFAQATENHLDRSIRESGAAIEWFLDDYSEGMTEELEETVATSLFRIVQEAINNAIRHALAGEIRVRLRDKSGRLLVEVMDDGIGMDRQAQRVGHGIDNMRTRARLISASFAIRKNTEGSGTCVTIHLPSEICQSSGG; translated from the coding sequence TTGCTGGAACTAGCGCCTGAGCGCCTGCTCGACCATTATCTCAATATTTCGAGATTGCTGGCTGGCCAGCTGGATTTCGATTCCATCATTCAAGCGGTGGCAGCAGAGATCAATCATATCCTGCCCTATGACCACCTCGACGTTTGTATCAAGATGGTCGATGGTAAGTTTCACATCGCCTATGAAAGCGGGATCGAGACGGCCTGGAGCCGAAATCCGCCAGCACTTTTATCAGGCAGTCCAATTCGCACTCTTCTATCCGGTGAAGTTGAATATCTGCTAACGGATGATGCACGCAGCGACACTCGGTTTCATTTCGAGGGATCATTTTCAACGCCGATCATCGAACATGATCTCAAGGCCCGTCTCCATGTGCCGCTGAAGGCGCAAGGGGATATTATCGGGGCGCTGAGTTGCTCCAGTTTGCAATCGGGCTGCTATTCAATACGGGATGTTGAAAACGCGCAGTCGATTGCCGATCTTCTGGCCCCATATTTCTTTGCAATCCGTGCTGCGGAACAGGCCAAACGATCAGCCATTGTTGAGACGGAAGCGCGCGCGAGGGAGGAAGGATTGCGCTTTGGCGCCCTCAAACTCACCGAAGCGCTGGAGATTGAGCGGCATCGCATCGGTATGGATCTGCATGATCAGACGCTGGCAGATCTGACCCGTTTAGCGCGTCATGTCGAACGTTTGACGCGTGCCCCCGATCTTTCCGGGGACCAACTGGAACCGCTGTTTCGTGGCCTACAGCACTGCATGCAGGATTTGCGTCAAATCATTGAAGAAGCAAAGCCTTCTGTGTTGCAGCTTTTTGGCTTCGCACAGGCAACAGAGAACCATCTTGATCGTTCAATTCGCGAAAGCGGGGCTGCAATCGAGTGGTTTCTGGACGACTATAGCGAAGGTATGACGGAGGAGCTCGAGGAGACGGTTGCGACCTCGCTTTTCCGAATCGTGCAGGAAGCCATCAACAACGCGATCCGCCATGCGCTAGCCGGGGAAATCCGTGTTCGTCTTCGCGATAAAAGCGGGCGGCTTCTGGTCGAAGTTATGGATGATGGTATTGGTATGGACCGTCAGGCGCAGCGTGTTGGTCATGGTATCGACAATATGCGCACACGTGCGCGACTGATTTCGGCGAGCTTTGCCATCAGAAAGAATACGGAGGGCAGCGGCACATGCGTGACGATCCATCTGCCATCGGAAATATGTCAGTCAAGTGGAGGATAG
- a CDS encoding TRAP transporter large permease, whose protein sequence is MNLTTIVLIMLALIALNMRLYVAILIAVFTYFIFFNQMPIAIAVQRFISPAQNTSLLAIPFFIMLGTVMSHTGIAERLIKVADILVGRMRGGMALTNIMVSTLMGGVSASNLADSAMLTRMMVPEMVKRGYDKAFSCAVTAAGSLITPIIPPGIALIIYGLIADVSIGKMFMAGVIPGILGAAILMIAAYITSVKRGYKPSREKRMSGAEVASTLASAWPAVVLLLAIIGGIRLNIFTPTEAGAVAVTLVLIIGFVIYREMRVSHVVDSLVETAKSTASVMLVIMASSALAWVFSLEQAGQSLMQLISTFTSNPYAFLLAVNVILLVLGALIEGTALMIVLVPLLMPTVKALGIDPVHFGIVVIVNLSIGTLTPPVGTVMLMVCNIAKVRVGDFTRQAFSMYLGLFILLALITYVPMISTFLAH, encoded by the coding sequence ATGAATCTTACCACTATCGTTCTCATCATGCTGGCGCTGATCGCGCTCAACATGCGCCTGTACGTTGCTATTCTGATTGCTGTTTTCACCTACTTTATCTTCTTTAATCAGATGCCAATCGCAATCGCTGTTCAGCGTTTTATCAGCCCTGCACAGAATACGTCTCTGCTCGCTATTCCGTTCTTCATCATGCTTGGCACTGTTATGTCGCATACCGGTATCGCCGAGCGACTAATCAAGGTTGCTGATATTCTGGTCGGCCGTATGCGCGGTGGGATGGCGCTTACCAACATCATGGTTTCGACCCTGATGGGCGGTGTCAGTGCGTCCAATCTTGCGGACAGCGCCATGCTGACCCGCATGATGGTGCCGGAAATGGTCAAGCGTGGTTATGACAAAGCATTCTCCTGTGCTGTAACGGCGGCCGGCTCATTGATCACGCCAATCATTCCTCCGGGTATTGCGCTGATCATCTATGGCCTGATCGCGGATGTTTCGATCGGCAAGATGTTCATGGCCGGTGTTATTCCGGGCATTCTTGGTGCAGCTATCCTGATGATTGCGGCTTATATAACTTCCGTCAAGCGCGGCTATAAGCCAAGCCGCGAGAAGCGAATGAGCGGTGCCGAAGTTGCATCCACACTAGCCTCTGCCTGGCCTGCGGTCGTGCTCTTACTCGCAATCATTGGCGGTATTCGCCTCAATATCTTCACGCCAACGGAAGCTGGCGCGGTAGCAGTCACTCTGGTGCTGATTATCGGTTTTGTGATCTATCGCGAAATGCGCGTATCGCATGTGGTGGATTCCCTGGTCGAAACTGCCAAGTCTACAGCTTCGGTCATGCTTGTTATCATGGCCTCGTCAGCACTTGCTTGGGTGTTTTCGCTTGAGCAAGCCGGTCAGTCGCTGATGCAGCTCATCTCGACATTCACCAGCAATCCGTATGCATTTTTGCTTGCGGTCAACGTTATCCTGCTCGTGCTTGGTGCGCTTATTGAAGGCACTGCGCTGATGATCGTTCTGGTGCCGCTGTTAATGCCGACAGTGAAGGCTTTGGGCATCGATCCGGTACATTTCGGTATTGTGGTCATCGTCAATCTTTCGATTGGCACGCTGACACCGCCGGTTGGTACGGTCATGCTGATGGTGTGTAATATTGCGAAAGTCCGAGTGGGTGACTTTACCCGTCAAGCATTCAGCATGTATCTGGGGCTGTTTATTTTGTTGGCTCTGATTACATACGTGCCTATGATCTCAACATTCCTGGCGCACTAA
- a CDS encoding TRAP transporter small permease, with product MKLFEKLIDWLAAAPLLILLALFNVAVVMRYWLHQPLQWTEEISGLLMIWIIMLGSVAAERDNQHLAIPMLVEILPEKIREVINSIISILSGLFLLYVSYAGYKLSVAAQFKVTDVLRISYYWIDIAVPVGFVIIALYMFTGAFKSLRAAFAGGKA from the coding sequence ATGAAACTTTTTGAAAAACTGATCGACTGGCTTGCAGCTGCTCCGCTGTTGATTCTGCTTGCGCTGTTTAATGTGGCCGTGGTGATGCGCTACTGGCTTCATCAGCCGCTGCAATGGACGGAAGAAATTTCTGGCTTGTTGATGATCTGGATCATCATGCTTGGCAGTGTCGCAGCGGAACGTGACAACCAGCATCTTGCTATTCCGATGCTCGTAGAAATTTTGCCCGAAAAGATCCGCGAGGTGATTAATTCAATCATCTCGATCCTTTCGGGACTGTTTCTGCTCTATGTTTCCTATGCCGGATACAAGCTGTCGGTAGCGGCTCAGTTCAAAGTAACTGACGTTTTGCGGATTTCCTATTACTGGATCGATATCGCAGTGCCTGTCGGGTTCGTCATCATCGCTCTTTATATGTTTACTGGCGCTTTCAAATCCTTGCGCGCCGCCTTTGCGGGAGGCAAGGCATGA